One Alphaproteobacteria bacterium genomic region harbors:
- the hfq gene encoding RNA chaperone Hfq has protein sequence MANDKPINIQDIFLNHVRKTKTPLTIFLINGVKLQGVVTWFDSCTVLLKRDGHSQLIYKHAISTLMPQSPIQLFETPAPVAMPDEAVEF, from the coding sequence ATGGCAAACGATAAACCAATTAACATTCAGGATATATTCTTGAATCATGTTCGCAAAACAAAAACCCCCTTAACAATTTTTCTTATTAATGGTGTTAAGCTGCAGGGGGTCGTCACCTGGTTTGATAGCTGTACTGTTTTATTGAAACGCGATGGGCATTCACAGCTGATTTACAAACATGCCATATCAACCCTTATGCCGCAGTCCCCCATTCAGCTGTTTGAAACCCCGGCACCAGTGGCCATGCCCGATGAGGCTGTTGAGTTTTGA
- the priA gene encoding primosomal protein N', producing MAQHVLLPMGLDQAFTYALPDGVDVGDARVGQLVFVPFRKKTQLGVIWGTDESAYAGTVKEIESLTPFCLPPLLLDFIDWVAKYTMNPRGMILKMVLALPLAEFQKLLRAPPPCPPVYRFDQPVLLSPAQKEAADFVIKSAGKSQPILLDGVTGSGKTEVYLSAIEDVLKRQDQALVLLPEIGLTTQWLKRFEDRFGYPPHLWHSDISLKQKRLTWQRTLAGDSIVVVGARSSLFLPFSKLGLIVVDEEHDPSYKQEDQTIYHARDMAVVRAHLSKIPVILASATPSLESFSNAQKGRYHYLTLGDRFAGAMLPSVSVVDMRQQHKAHWISAPIFHKINDRLLKKEQTLLFLNRRGYAPLTLCRECGHRFMCPACASWLVLHKIYHNSTENLRCHHCDYYQPLPKVCPQCEKADCLTICGPGVERIYEEVQKRFPQARTLLAASDHVSTAKEMKAMIEQIQNHEADIIIGTQMLAKGHHFPKLTLVGVIDADMSLNGGDLRAGERTYQLLHQVAGRAGREKHAGEVLLQTFHPDHPIMQALKNSDREQFYACELQERQVQTMPPFGRLAAVILSCLDNDMGQQAAHKLFRTIPAALPTGVSIFGPVPAPLARLKGRYRWRFLIQAPRSVSLQPILQHWLQSAGPISQTVRVSIDIDPQSFL from the coding sequence ATGGCTCAACACGTTTTACTGCCGATGGGTTTGGATCAGGCCTTTACCTATGCATTGCCTGATGGTGTGGACGTTGGTGATGCAAGGGTTGGGCAGCTTGTGTTTGTGCCCTTTCGGAAAAAGACGCAACTGGGTGTTATCTGGGGCACGGATGAATCCGCTTATGCGGGAACCGTTAAGGAAATTGAGTCTTTAACGCCGTTTTGTTTGCCGCCATTGCTGCTTGATTTTATCGACTGGGTGGCTAAATACACGATGAATCCCCGCGGGATGATCCTTAAAATGGTATTGGCATTACCGTTGGCTGAGTTTCAAAAGCTGCTTCGGGCACCCCCGCCTTGCCCCCCTGTATATCGATTTGATCAGCCTGTGCTTTTATCCCCGGCACAAAAAGAAGCGGCTGATTTTGTTATTAAGTCTGCCGGCAAATCCCAACCCATCTTGTTGGATGGTGTAACGGGTTCCGGCAAGACAGAGGTTTATTTATCAGCGATCGAGGATGTTTTAAAACGCCAAGACCAAGCTTTGGTTTTGTTGCCTGAAATTGGGTTGACGACGCAATGGCTCAAGCGGTTCGAGGATCGATTTGGCTATCCACCCCACCTGTGGCATTCTGATATTTCACTGAAACAAAAACGGCTAACGTGGCAGCGGACCCTGGCCGGGGACAGCATTGTGGTGGTCGGGGCTCGGTCGTCCCTATTCCTGCCGTTTTCAAAGCTTGGGCTGATTGTGGTGGACGAGGAACATGATCCATCGTACAAGCAAGAGGATCAAACAATTTACCATGCCCGTGATATGGCCGTTGTCCGGGCGCATTTGTCCAAGATTCCTGTTATCCTGGCATCAGCCACGCCATCATTGGAATCCTTTTCCAACGCGCAAAAAGGGCGATATCATTATCTAACGCTGGGGGATCGCTTTGCGGGTGCAATGTTGCCATCAGTTTCCGTTGTTGACATGCGCCAACAGCATAAAGCTCACTGGATATCGGCTCCCATTTTTCATAAAATTAATGACCGTCTTCTTAAAAAGGAACAAACTTTACTGTTCCTCAACCGGCGCGGGTATGCTCCTCTGACTTTGTGTCGGGAATGCGGACACCGTTTTATGTGCCCAGCCTGTGCATCATGGTTGGTTCTGCATAAAATTTATCATAACTCGACCGAAAATTTGCGATGCCATCATTGTGATTATTATCAGCCCCTGCCAAAGGTATGTCCACAGTGCGAGAAAGCCGATTGTCTGACCATTTGTGGCCCGGGGGTGGAGCGCATTTATGAGGAGGTTCAAAAACGGTTTCCACAAGCCCGAACCCTTTTGGCCGCCAGTGATCATGTTTCAACGGCTAAAGAAATGAAAGCCATGATTGAGCAAATTCAAAATCATGAAGCAGACATTATTATAGGGACGCAGATGTTGGCCAAGGGACACCATTTTCCAAAGCTTACTCTGGTTGGTGTTATTGATGCGGACATGAGTTTGAATGGCGGAGATCTGCGGGCAGGAGAGCGAACCTATCAATTGTTGCATCAGGTTGCGGGCCGGGCCGGGCGCGAAAAGCATGCGGGGGAGGTTCTGTTGCAAACATTTCACCCCGATCATCCTATTATGCAGGCGCTTAAAAACAGTGATCGTGAACAATTTTATGCCTGCGAGCTGCAGGAACGTCAGGTTCAGACCATGCCCCCGTTTGGGCGACTTGCGGCGGTGATTTTGTCGTGCCTTGATAATGACATGGGACAGCAGGCCGCCCACAAGCTGTTTCGGACGATCCCGGCTGCGTTGCCGACTGGTGTTTCGATTTTTGGACCCGTCCCGGCACCCCTGGCGCGATTAAAGGGGCGATATCGGTGGCGCTTTCTGATCCAAGCCCCGCGGAGTGTTAGTTTGCAGCCGATTTTACAGCACTGGCTGCAAAGCGCCGGCCCCATTTCCCAAACCGTTAGGGTTAGCATCGATATTGATCCCCAAAGCTTTTTATAG
- the gltA gene encoding citrate synthase, giving the protein MPHRLNDNTNKNYATLSYNGKTIQLPILSGSEGPDVLDISQLHKQLGVFSYDPGFTSTASCLSSITFIDGDKGRLFYRGYPIQDLALHSDFMEVAYLLHYGDLPTETQKKEFVDGVTHHTLVHEQISRFYSGFRRDAHPMAIMVGVVGALSSFYHDSLDIHDPRQREIASFRLIAKMPTLAAFAYKYSLGQPFIYPRNNLCYSANFLRMMFAVPCEEYVINPVLVRAMDRILILHADHEQNASTSTVRLAGSSGANPFACIASGIAALWGPAHGGANEAVLNMLQEIGDVSRIPEFISKAKDKNDPFRLMGFGHRVYKNYDPRAKIMKDTCHEVLHELGIKNDPLLKLAMALEKIALEDEYFVKKKLYPNVDFYSGVIFRAMGIPTSMFTVLFAIARTVGWVAQWQEMIADPLQKIGRPRQLYCGQKERDFTPISERGS; this is encoded by the coding sequence ATGCCCCATCGTTTGAATGACAACACAAACAAAAACTATGCCACGCTTTCCTATAATGGGAAAACCATACAGCTTCCCATTCTGTCGGGCAGCGAGGGGCCAGATGTGCTGGATATCAGCCAACTTCACAAACAACTGGGTGTTTTTTCGTATGACCCCGGCTTTACGTCAACGGCAAGCTGCCTGTCCAGTATTACATTTATCGATGGGGATAAAGGGCGGCTTTTTTATCGGGGTTACCCAATACAAGATTTGGCGCTTCACAGTGATTTTATGGAGGTTGCCTATCTTTTGCATTATGGCGATCTGCCAACCGAAACACAAAAAAAAGAATTCGTTGATGGCGTTACCCACCACACCCTTGTTCATGAACAAATCAGCCGATTTTACAGCGGATTTCGCCGGGATGCCCACCCTATGGCCATCATGGTCGGTGTTGTTGGGGCCCTGTCGTCATTTTACCATGATAGCTTGGATATACATGATCCACGACAACGGGAAATTGCCTCTTTCCGTTTAATTGCAAAAATGCCAACACTGGCTGCGTTTGCGTATAAATATTCTCTGGGTCAGCCCTTTATTTACCCGCGCAATAACTTGTGTTATTCAGCCAATTTCCTGCGCATGATGTTTGCTGTCCCTTGTGAGGAGTATGTGATTAATCCTGTCCTGGTCAGGGCCATGGATCGTATTTTAATCCTTCATGCCGATCATGAACAAAATGCATCCACATCAACGGTTCGATTGGCGGGGTCAAGTGGGGCAAATCCGTTCGCCTGCATTGCATCGGGTATTGCAGCCCTGTGGGGGCCAGCGCATGGGGGCGCGAACGAAGCGGTCCTCAATATGCTTCAGGAAATTGGGGATGTCAGTCGGATTCCCGAATTCATCAGCAAAGCAAAGGATAAAAATGATCCATTCCGTTTGATGGGATTCGGACATCGGGTTTATAAAAACTATGACCCCAGGGCAAAGATAATGAAAGATACTTGCCATGAAGTGCTGCACGAGCTGGGCATCAAGAATGATCCCCTGTTAAAACTAGCAATGGCACTTGAAAAAATCGCCCTGGAAGATGAGTATTTCGTAAAGAAAAAGCTATACCCAAATGTGGATTTCTATTCGGGCGTTATATTCCGGGCGATGGGAATTCCAACGTCGATGTTTACGGTTCTTTTTGCTATTGCACGAACGGTTGGATGGGTTGCACAATGGCAGGAGATGATCGCCGACCCCTTGCAAAAGATTGGTCGCCCCCGTCAGCTTTATTGTGGACAAAAAGAACGGGATTTCACCCCCATCAGCGAAAGAGGGTCATAA
- a CDS encoding cell wall hydrolase, with translation MVTKKDIDILARTIYGEARGEYDRPNGGLASFIAVANVVMNRVTQQTWFGRSIGEVCQKPWQFSCWNLNDPNCLLIQNVTLDDGLFVACQGVAEAVADGHWPDITKGSDHYYSQSLKQPPKWSVGRTPKLSLGHHIFYTIGG, from the coding sequence ATGGTTACAAAAAAAGATATCGATATTTTGGCCAGAACAATTTATGGGGAAGCACGCGGGGAATACGATCGTCCCAATGGAGGGTTGGCGTCGTTCATTGCGGTTGCCAATGTGGTGATGAATCGGGTGACGCAGCAAACGTGGTTTGGGCGGAGCATCGGGGAGGTTTGTCAAAAGCCATGGCAATTTTCGTGCTGGAATTTAAATGATCCGAATTGTCTGCTGATCCAAAACGTGACTTTGGATGATGGTTTATTTGTGGCGTGTCAGGGGGTAGCAGAGGCGGTGGCCGATGGGCACTGGCCAGATATCACAAAGGGATCCGACCATTATTACAGTCAATCTTTGAAGCAGCCGCCAAAGTGGTCAGTTGGGCGGACGCCGAAATTATCACTGGGTCATCATATTTTTTACACCATAGGAGGGTAA
- a CDS encoding autotransporter outer membrane beta-barrel domain-containing protein produces the protein MFFQKRITPGHFCESIANVGAAIAYTTSLFLLSTSFALGSGNSKYVGNPSGFGKGSNKGGYVKYMVQGSQPYAPPKPKDVVVVPVAAPVSAEPVAAPSVEAPPPEDTPPSVSIETGVGSSSGEGGGEGGGTGSEGGETYWGGDFSASEEDFSTDTGMSSMMPITISWGIHENAATTAHAAITSSAAYSSGLAKKSKDDENEDDSDEDAPSAKKFLAFSAARRGSGRGPYAPESLSGFSSATLKNYQAGGYTSQNAFKHIVESLHGEGGITLHGEGGDSSQAEGGVPRQAKSLRLKVSGAYARGLTDQMGKNASSSDEHDSVFMTLDQSSPATGQIFGVLLGGGLGTSKVSNDVNGKGSNKSATVGFYYNLTLPKNIQWSVSATVTELFSKSNRTVAASASTPSFVATSRNKTYSSSVTNGLSHAFSLTETFSCTPSVGLTYQHTVQPAYGDRNAGASSIYHAGQKTDVLKASAGLAVEEKILTETLDVRVKSAFLYSYDVNKQEAKAKTFTINGPQAGTVTSLPSPGRGLLSINGGLDVTQRGSNWTFGTTVGASIQDHRKSYNVALRVTKVF, from the coding sequence ATGTTTTTTCAGAAAAGAATCACGCCCGGACATTTTTGCGAAAGCATTGCAAATGTGGGGGCGGCCATTGCGTATACGACGTCCCTGTTTCTTTTGTCGACATCGTTTGCGTTGGGAAGTGGCAACAGTAAGTATGTTGGCAATCCCAGTGGGTTTGGCAAAGGGAGCAATAAGGGGGGGTATGTAAAATATATGGTGCAGGGGTCTCAGCCTTATGCCCCGCCCAAGCCCAAGGATGTAGTAGTAGTGCCCGTGGCTGCTCCGGTTTCTGCTGAGCCTGTTGCTGCACCTTCTGTTGAGGCTCCCCCTCCTGAGGATACCCCCCCTTCTGTGTCTATCGAAACCGGTGTTGGCTCTTCCAGTGGCGAAGGTGGTGGCGAAGGTGGTGGAACTGGTAGCGAAGGTGGCGAAACCTACTGGGGAGGCGATTTCAGCGCCTCTGAGGAGGATTTTTCGACCGATACTGGTATGTCATCCATGATGCCCATAACAATTTCTTGGGGTATCCATGAAAATGCGGCAACGACAGCCCATGCTGCGATTACATCGTCCGCTGCATACAGCAGCGGTCTGGCGAAAAAATCAAAGGACGATGAAAACGAGGACGACTCAGACGAAGACGCCCCCTCCGCCAAAAAATTCCTTGCCTTTTCCGCGGCTCGTCGGGGATCGGGGAGGGGGCCTTATGCCCCTGAATCTTTGTCAGGGTTTTCATCGGCAACCTTAAAAAACTATCAAGCCGGCGGCTATACCAGTCAAAATGCATTTAAACATATTGTCGAATCTTTGCATGGCGAGGGGGGTATAACCCTGCATGGCGAGGGCGGAGATTCTTCGCAAGCGGAGGGTGGTGTTCCAAGGCAAGCAAAATCCCTCAGGTTAAAAGTAAGTGGGGCCTATGCGCGGGGTCTAACGGATCAAATGGGTAAGAACGCGAGTTCCTCTGATGAGCATGATTCGGTTTTTATGACCCTGGATCAGTCGAGCCCAGCAACAGGACAGATTTTTGGGGTTTTGCTTGGCGGTGGATTGGGCACTTCCAAAGTCAGCAATGATGTTAATGGAAAAGGGAGCAACAAATCAGCCACAGTTGGTTTTTATTACAACCTGACCCTGCCAAAAAATATCCAATGGAGCGTTTCCGCAACCGTCACTGAGCTTTTCTCAAAAAGCAATCGCACCGTGGCTGCATCTGCATCCACGCCATCCTTTGTTGCTACAAGCCGTAACAAAACATACTCAAGCAGCGTAACCAATGGATTGTCTCATGCATTCAGCCTTACAGAGACGTTTTCATGTACCCCATCTGTTGGATTAACGTATCAGCATACGGTTCAACCAGCTTATGGCGACCGGAATGCAGGGGCGTCTTCTATTTATCATGCGGGTCAAAAAACGGATGTCTTAAAAGCCTCCGCTGGTCTTGCGGTTGAGGAAAAGATTCTAACAGAAACGCTGGATGTCAGGGTGAAATCAGCCTTTTTATACAGTTATGATGTGAACAAACAAGAAGCAAAAGCCAAGACATTCACAATCAATGGCCCACAAGCTGGAACGGTGACATCGTTGCCATCCCCAGGTAGAGGGTTGTTGTCAATAAACGGTGGCCTAGACGTGACACAACGGGGTTCCAATTGGACGTTTGGCACAACGGTTGGTGCTAGCATTCAGGATCACCGGAAATCGTATAACGTTGCCCTTAGGGTTACCAAGGTTTTTTAG